One genomic region from Candidatus Xiphinematobacter sp. encodes:
- a CDS encoding lysophospholipid acyltransferase family protein, with the protein MVRYFMTLGKKFLTSIVGLLSRVILATLRLQLEDHSGFTVAPPSFPVIITFWHDRIFAVALAFLRKYPACRRGVFVLASPSRDGEILAAIMAAFRIGTVRGSSSRRGSQALLELTTKLQQGFDIAITPDGPRGPRYYLHPGPLFLASTTEARILPVHAYFSHAITLRSWDRFRIPLPFSRVGIVIAPYEMVAKGSGEGTLEAERARIEALLKNGAD; encoded by the coding sequence ATGGTGCGGTATTTCATGACTCTTGGAAAAAAATTCCTCACCAGTATCGTTGGCCTGCTAAGTCGCGTTATACTTGCTACGCTGCGCCTGCAGCTGGAAGATCACTCAGGATTTACAGTAGCCCCCCCCAGTTTTCCGGTGATCATTACTTTCTGGCACGATCGAATTTTTGCCGTTGCTCTAGCCTTCTTGCGGAAATACCCTGCTTGTCGGCGGGGCGTCTTTGTGCTCGCTAGCCCGAGCCGGGATGGAGAAATCCTTGCTGCAATTATGGCTGCTTTCCGCATAGGAACAGTGCGGGGATCGAGTTCCCGCCGCGGTTCTCAAGCACTCTTGGAGCTCACTACAAAGTTGCAACAAGGATTTGACATCGCCATCACCCCTGATGGCCCTCGTGGTCCACGATACTATCTTCATCCAGGCCCACTTTTCCTTGCCAGTACTACAGAGGCTCGCATCCTCCCTGTACATGCCTACTTCTCCCATGCTATCACCCTTAGAAGCTGGGATAGGTTCCGGATTCCTCTCCCTTTTTCGCGAGTGGGGATAGTTATCGCACCCTATGAAATGGTCGCTAAGGGTAGTGGGGAAGGAACTCTAGAAGCTGAACGTGCCCGCATCGAGGCTTTGCTAAAAAATGGGGCTGATTGA